The Hermetia illucens chromosome 2, iHerIll2.2.curated.20191125, whole genome shotgun sequence genomic interval CCATGAGCTGTATGCCCTTTTGCTCGTTGTCCGACATTTTCACGGCAGATATATTCACCAGGAATTTACGCTTTCTCCTCCGATTATTTCGCCAGCACAGAACTAGTCACAGACCAAAGAAAACTCAATACAAGATAGCCGAGATATCGATTGACAAAGTGCTTCGTCGTTTTGCCACGGGGGTGCGGCAGCAGCGATGTGCATTGGCTATGCGCATTTGATCGCGTTTAATGGTGAGCGCGATTTTTGAATGAAATCGCCTTCAACATACTCCTAccccacttgggaagcaaattTATGTGTTCGAAGTTAGCTTTCTGTAACTTTTCACTGGAGTGATTACTTCGTTTCATTATTCTTCCGTCACAACTCCTTAAAATGTTTGCAGTGTTCAACCTTGATATTGGTGAAAACAGCTGTCAATTGAGGGCATGACCATTCGATGAACAAGAACTGTTGGTGAAAATCTGACAGCGACGAGTTGATAAACTCCGTGACATAAAAACACTCAATGCCCATGGGCTGACGAGTTGTTGTTTTTAGCGATTGTGATAGTTTTAGCGGTGTTGATTTGTTTTCAGGAATTCGCAGCCTGTTCCTAAGCTCTTCATTCACGGACGTTGTTTGGTAAGTGCCTCTTATCGGAACATGGTCAAATTTCTTCGCCATTACATTCCAGTCATTCAGTGCTCAGATTATGCCGGAAAAATTGAATACATAGATATGAGGTGTAAAGTTCAAAGTCAATAATGTATAGGCCAAATGCATAACCTATTGCCGGCCGAGCCATAAACATTTTCATATTCTGCATATTCATAGAATGAATCACATTGTCCGGGCAATGCGCAAGCCATTGAACTTGTGCTCACGGTGAACTTTTAAAATTACGTTTTTGAGCGAAAAACTTTTCAACCACTGCGCAGATCGCAAAGTAATAAATGCAATTATAGATTAATCAATTCTTGAACTTTTATATCATCCTCGACCTtccgtcatcatcaacgacgcaacaaccagccccatctgaggcagggtctgcccgattttctctttctaccataaatattacccTTTCTAATGGGAAATGAAAATTGGCGATGGCTAAaacaccatcctgagtggccagaGAGGAGGGAGGAAAAGCTATCCCAAGAATCCACCAAGTTGATGAAATTGACCGTGTAGATCCGCCCATCCATAACGGAAAAAAACACAAGGACTAAActggaaattaaaacaaaaacaagccggaatactggaagctggacgcttcaggtttaaagttttgtattcatcttgtgtgaaaaaTTTCCTTTGCACGTTTTCCCATACATACATaggtacaaattcaaaatattctttcatacatCCAACTCTGCCCTTCATATGAGTTTATATGATAATAACATCATACACGCCTTAGAGTCCACTAAATTTATGTTAAATGCCGAACTTTGGCCTTTCatgacttcgttaataatatgGACTTccctcaaactttccaaaattgattattacttataatgttACTCgcagatgaacttaaggagcgcaaatttctaaaatatggtaatatgctgttattaactttatttgaagaggtattgaaatgggatgtattttgaggcctagattttgtttagatcCACCATTAGGATTTTTTCCGGTTGCATAGGTTCTAAGAGCGAGATCAGCTTCGAGAAGTATTAATCGGAaccgttcatttgataccccccatgaccatattctgcgaaaaaataTGCACCCCCTTCCACATGTatggattttgtttcacacaaaaccttattcaatgtATGACAACTCTTCCACCAATTCTCATGAATAGAATTTATTCCATTTAATTTATTCAGAAAACTATGTTACTATGATTACTTAATACTAGTTGGGAACTAATACTATCATAATACTAGAATCACGGTAAATCTTAACAAGCTGGGAGGGCGGGGCAGCCTGCCTGTCTACAATCAGCTGAAGCCCCGGTCAAATCCAGCCACTGATGATGCAATGACTCCTTTTCGTCTGTTTGGTTCGAATTTCCCGAGGTTAATAACGGAGTCGTCTCGAATTTTTTCTCCACCGGACGAGACTATGTTGTCAGTAATCAATTGCCCGGAGGAATAGCAAAATGAATGCTACACGGAGCACGAAACTCACGGTCATGTTTAACGAGTCTTAACGTTGGTCCAAGTACAGGAGCAGGTTAATTGAATATCTAACTGTCCACCTTCGATATCGGAGCTGAATATATACGGATAGCATTCTGCTGGCTCATCGTCCAGTTCCGAGGCTGAATTGTTTTTGTGAAGGATTCCATCTTCTGCTGAACAGAGGTATATACCACTCACTTGAATAGTGTAACCGCCGCCGATACGTACTATCACCGTCCTCCACAGCCACCTCGTGCCTCTGTTGATACAACGATTTCCAATGTCAACTGACTTCTCCAGTGGCCCATGGTAATGTACGGTGACTGCTCGGATTTTCTGATCGCTCCTAGATTGGCGGCGTTTCTCTTTCCTTAACAAAAACTAGTTGATCAGGCTTCATGTTGGGAGTCTCCTTATACTATCTGACGCAGGTTTTTAAGTGATGCAGGTATTCCCAAGTCCATCTCTTTCAGATCACCTGATGTAAAGCCTTTATCTTTTTTGGCAAGACCTTCAAATCGACGGGGTTGTTGGGAAAGGGTACCAGGGGCCCCGAAGCATGCTTCCACCTGGTACAATACTGTTGTGGACTCATCGAATATTGGTATCAGTTGAGCTTCTTTGAAAGCGCATttcagttttggtttggctgacTTCATAGGTGCCTTCCGCAATACACCAAAATTTGGTCTAGTGACTGTTATCGTCTATTGCACCTCTTTGCACAATCAGGCGACGTTTGCCTCAACAAAACTGGTGCGATAGTTGCTGGATATCTTAGCTCATATTCCATGCTTTATCTTAAATCGGTTAAAAGCGCCTAAGAAGATGTATGTCGTCAAATTATTCACTAGTTCCAAGTGTACAGCTCTCATCACCACAAACGAAGGGGCAGATTCATTCTTTAATAGTTGCTGTTGAACGAGCCTTTAACATAGTCAAGAATTGAGGACTTGGTCTGACACGAACTGCTAATGGGTCAGCCCATTAATTATATCTCCTAGCATATTACTTTGTTATCATTCAGAATCCAGTGGCACATCCTTAATAGACTGCGGAATGCCATGACTCTATCATGAAATGTATGCGTGTTAGCTTCTTGATTATTCGTAGTAATCTTCTTCCTCTTGAAGTACGATCGCCGGGATTCTCCTTTGATTAGAAGAGTCCCAGATCTTTTTGTCAATGTCCCGAATTTTAGCCAGTCGATTGACGATATAATTTTCCAGTTCCGCCGGTTCCTTTCTCATTCAAGATACAACAGAAGAACTGAAACTACAAAAATTGGTGCTTCGTCCAACTGCAATGTTGAGATCACTGTGGCTACCACTTCTGGGCTAATGCACCATTGAGTGTCAGTCTCTATAAGGTCATCCCGTCCAACAACCTGAGATGTTGGGAAGTGCATTTTCATAGATTAGAACTGCCTAACCCTAATAATTCCACCATTTGCTGGATTAGAATCTTTGCTCCTTTAGCCGTTTCGGCCCCGCTCAACATGTTATCTACGTAGAAGTCTTCCTTTAAATGTTTGGCCGCCCTTTTCATTATCCGCCAACTGGTGTAAAGTTCTGACGGACAAATACGAAGCTGGAGTTTCTCGAAATGATATCGCGACAACGTATTCTTGACCCAGCACGCCCTATACAAAACCCGCTGTAAATTTCTGCGGCAGGGTTGTTTTTTCACTATTCGGAACATCTTTTCTATGTCCGTTGAGGCCGCGAACTGCCATTTCATTTACTTTAGCCAAGACCTGGGCTAAATCGTCCTGCAGTTTAGGTCCATTATATAGTTTATCATTTAAATTTACCTCGGTGGTAATCTTGGCAGAAAGGAAAATCGTCCGTACTTTTGTTGTGGATCACTTTATGATGCGGGAGGTAACAAACGTCCTTAACCTCCCCAATGAAAGGAGTCGTCCCACACTTCTTGCCACAAATTCGTAAAACCCTGAGTGCTGTGGTAAGTGCAAAGGGGAAGAGCCCAGCCGACTCAGATCACAAAGAATAGGAACTCTTCCGCCCTGCAAATAGAGATCtcaatgaggtgctcaaaaatttgttttgctAGTGTCGCTAGCCTTACTCTAGCTaaaactgggcaatcgcaatgAAAGTGACTGGGTGTTTTCCCTCCTGTCCGCAGCTGCGCCGTTGCCGACGAAGGGAAATTCTCAAAGATGCGTAAAATTTACTTTTACGTTTACTTCTGAAATACCCAATCGTTTTGCGTCCTATCCGTCTTTCTAAAGTCACCACTTCTTTAATAATGTCTTCTTGCTCTactaaataaaaattatcaatggtttcaaagttgtattttccaatCCTAATTGCTCTTAGATGATCAGTGCTATTTGAGAttgtttctttcgtttttggtgctgacgtggtCATTATATTCTCCGTCTTGTCCTTATCAATGCGCAGGAAAAGTTCCATACAATAATTCTTGATATAACAGCAACCCTGCCGAGTCTTTCCTGGAATTGGGGCACATTCTTATTAAAATTCAGCAACTGTCACCACAGATGAAATACAATTCAACACTACAATCCAACATGTTGttcaaaacatcatcatcatcatcaacgacgcaacaaccggtatccggtctaggcctgccttaataaggaactccagacatcccagttttacgccgaggtctaccaattcgatatccttaaaagttgcctggcgtcctggcctacaccatcgctccatctcaggcggagtctgcctcgccttctctctctaccatagatattgctcttatagacttttcgggtgggaccATCCTATCCATATTGTTTAAGTaagccgcccaccgtaacctattaagccggattttatccacaacctgatggttatggtattgctcataggtttcgtcgttatgaaggctacggaatcgtccttcctcatgtaggggggcaaaaattctgcggagggttcttctctcgagagatttcgcaatttttcttgctgaggacccaagtctccgaggaatacatgaggactggcaagatcattgtcttgtacagtaagagctttgaccctatggggagacgttttGAGCAAAACAGgtttttgtatgctgaaataggctctgttggctgccaccaaccgtgcgcggatttcatcatcgtagctgttatcggttgtgattttcgaccctagataggagaaattatcaaggatctcaaagttgtagtctcctatctttattcttcccgtttgacaagtgcggtttgatgttgttggtgttCAAAACATACCATCATATAAACAGCATTGACGAAGTAATTGGAGAACAGATTCATGAGTCTACTTTCAGGATAAATCAAAGAAGATCTACACCTAAGTGCTAGtggcaaaaaatatttaaaaacattCTTCACAGCCAAACAGATAGCATACAGCTTTTAGAAACGGCCCGAACAGTGGCAATCAGATCAGATAAATCAACGAACAGGTAGAATGCAGTCAAGTttcgcaaaacaaaaaaaaaactctctcTCCAACAAAATTCATCCAGTTTTTTCTGTAAATCAAGAGTATTATTTTGTCTAAATATTCATAATAATCGCCCCGGGTATTGATACCACCTCATACCAACACCTCTCGGCGCTCTTGTTCGCCAGCTTGGAATTGTAGGTTCCATTATTTAGTGTAATCTGTACTAACATTTCTGCCTTCTGATCCAAATATCCGCGGGTGTTTGACCTGTACGTGTTTCAGATCATAATACAAACATGAGTTGACGAAAACTTGGAGTTTCGGAATAGTCAGACTAATAACCtcgattttgttgatttttattttcagtccaactctgttCTAATCAACGAGTTGAGATATTTGAAGAAAGATAACATGGTTCATTGAACTCCCACCCAAATCCCCCGGGAAAGCAGCATGCAGCACGTTACCGAGAACAAGAAGTTTCGTGGGTCCACTTGGGACTTCAAGcttctccgagattttacttcgatgcaaCACATGGTATTTGACGCTATCCTATATTGTTCTAATAATATCTATCAATTAGTCTTACGCGGAGTCTTACAGGGTATTGACGCTGCCAACAGCTTTCTCTAAATTGAAATCCAAACTTCACATACTGTTTCAGAATATTCCGAAGAATGTTTAAATGCCTGGTGAAGTTAAGCTTGCTCTCTATCGATCGAGTTTTCGCAAATATTCCTTCAATTCACCTCGCAGTGATCAACAGAATTCTTAGCACCTTGTATTCGAATGATCGATCACGATCACGATCTCAATctcattttcaattcaattttcgcATATGTAACACTGCACAATTGTAATGTTTGTTAACCTGGACGAACctcgcagtcaagatcccgtgcGCAACCGGTTTTCATTCCGCGAGATCATCCCTTGtgatatctaccagctaaaTTCCGACATCAGATTCGCGTCTACTATCAGTAGACTTACCAAAGTACCAAAGGCAACGCCGCAAATGGAGGAGTACTTTCCAGTGTTCCCAATATGTACAACTAATATCAATGTATCCCTTGCTCAAGGTGGaggaagcgagcattctggtaCTTCGATACCTCATTATTGAGGAGGCTGTGcatattctagaaaccaatcaaaGCCATTTTTTGAAGGTCGTAGCCCCTCCGAGGTTCAATTAACGTTTTTATTCGTCTCTTAGGGCAAAGTGAACAGCATGTATTTTACCACAACTAAACAACAAAGTGCCTGCTCAAATTTTCTTCTTAGCTACTTACCTTGCGTTGGTGGAAAacaatccaaaattattttaacaAATCTTAAGGGTTTTATTCGCACGCcttcatttttcattatttcctcTTATTGGTTTCAGGATAAAACACATCGAATATGTTTGACAGCATGAAACGATTTTTTTCACGCAACCGAAGGAAATTCATTATTGTGGGTGTGGCTGTAGGAGGCACATACCTGGTTGCACGCTATGCCAAACAGAAACTTGTTGAGCTGCAAGAATCGAGCACCAAAGAGTTTATTGAAAAGACCAGACGCGTTCAGCATTTCGAATCAACAGAACGCACTTGCAACCAGGCCATCGTCAGCCTCACAGCTAATGTTTCTgacgaaattttgcaaattttgaaccCAGAAATAATCTTGGAAAAACTAAGAACCAACCCGGAAGACAAACTCCAATTATGGGATAATCTTAAAATCATGGCTTTCACAAGATTGACTACCTTAATTTATGCAACGACTATTCTGGTAGTGACATTGCGGGTACAATTGAATGTTTTAGGTGGTTACCTTTACAAAGACACCAAATCTGATGACACGAAAATATCTAACGAGCTCCGACAGTCCTATTTATCGTTAGTGCAGAATTTTCTCCACAGCGGGTTGAGAGATATGACGAAACTTATTGAAAGTAAAGTGCGTCTTGTATTGGAAGCGTATCCTCTTACAAAGAAATTGAGCCTGTCGGACATCGAACAAGTATTTTGGTCTATCCAAATGGCTGTCAATAGTGACCCCACAGAGCCAAATTCGAATCTAACACGCTACGTGTTCCCTTCAACAGTAGATGACAGCAATGAAACATTGAAGAAGATGTACGATGAAACTTTAGATATTCTGGAAAGCGATGACGTGGCGGCTCTTTGCGCGAACTGTATAAGTAGAGGATTCTCCATCGCTGTTGATACCATCGCCGAGTCTTTCTCAGAAACAAACAAGACACCCAATCAAATCACCGCTAATGGCAAAAGCGCATTGGAGGCTAAGTCTACATCGGGAGATGTGGTTAATATAAACAACATGGAATTATCTCTTGCAAAGATTATTCCAATTTTAAACAACATCACAGCAGTAAACCAAGAGAACAATAACAGTCGACCGAGTCTAACCTCATCGTTAGTAACATTCTATTTAATCGCCGAGAAGATCAAAACTTTGGGAACGAACGTGTACGAGGTGTTTAGTGTGtaaagacataaatatgtataattTTGGGATTGTATAATAAATTTCCACTTTTGAAATGTGAAATGCTCTATTTCTGATAGCGAGGCCCTTGTCCTTTATGCAAGCTAGGTGAGTTGAAAAAGTAGGTGTTTCTGATAATCGACGACAAATGCAAACGTTTGATCAATTAAGGTACTAGTGTAGTgtgacaatttaaaaaaaaaacacccctTTTTACGTATTTTGAAAGTGTAACATATTCAAAATATACAATCAAAATCTCAGATTGAAATTCAGCACAAAGCGCCGCAGTAGGTATAGAAATGTAAGTTAGTAAGCAGCAGGTAATTCAATCGTCCTTTCTAGAAATATCCTCGGTCCTATATTGTTATAGTCAGCTAACCAATGTTTAGGCACTATGTATAAATATTTACTATTAGGAAATAAGAAATCGTATTTGAGAGAGAATTTTGGAAGATCATTAGTAAGTTTCGTTACAAAAAATCTATTGTCGAAACTTTAAACACGTTTTACTCGAAACTACTTTTTCAAAGTTTCGGGAAAGCACTCACAAAAAACTACCTGCTGATTTAGTTAAATTTTGAGTCTCCTATTCTGCACGCTCATACCACTATGTGGAACctcaaaaatattcaattttctaATAACAAATGTTTgcaatttaatttcaaataataaatattttcattgaagataaaaaaaaaaattttgaaatatttttcacaaAGTTGCCAATTtgttatttaaaacaaaaaatgtttacatattTGAGGTTTCCTATATTACGACAAAACTACAGAAtggaaagaaattaattttttggaattcGGACCACCACAGAAGGCTGTGTGCGTCCTTGAGGGAGATCACCTTTTTTCAAGGAGTCTACTTTGGTCATAAAAAGCGTACATTGATTAACGCAAAGCTAAAAAATGTACTATTGTACATTTTAAAGTtccatcaaaatcatattaaaatttcagaacAATCGAATATTATTTTCATGTTAAATAAAAATAGTGAAATAACGTTGAAATTTCGAGCGTCACTCTGCACACCTACCTTAAAGTCATTAGCCAGGCGTCTCTCTATGATTACGTACGCTAGCTACAAAAGACAGTGAATGCTGCATAGGTGACATCTCAGACGGTTCCCGTggcgccattaaagaagtggaaCAACAATTTGAACAATTTGATTACCGAccgatgaagctcactattatatcagctggtcgctctattcacttcttcaccgcgtacgtccCACAGACAAGGAGGAGGATGGCTTCTAGTAATCTCCCGATGTAAAAACCTGTAATGCGCCtgatgatgactatatcatcattgctggcGACTTTAATACCATGTGGGTGGAAAGGCAGACAGCAACAAGTGTCATGGAGAtaagggtttggagcgcgcagtgcctatagtcgattttgcgggcacCCATGACATTGTACTTatgtgtatttataaatacatgattcatcaaaggattattcctacattttatagtgggaatagtaaaatgcagatcgactatattcttataagacgccgtcattttaccaccgtcaatgattgcaaagccgtcCTATAAGACCATCTTACATTaatatcgaccgttgattgccatcttgcgaatcaagccaccgataaaacaggaaCGCATTCGCCCAacgtgcattaaatggtggcgatttcgcgagaagaaagaagaagcattgccgacatttggagcaattccacctgtcagcgcgattgaagtcgaggaagtcatgcaacgaatgaaatcggggaaagcaaaggacctgacaacatcgcatctgaactctaaAAAccgaagagctaggacccaacactgtggctcagtgaattcttcaatcggattattgtgtgcggttactcatggggaaacagCAACCACTTTCCCGTGCATCTCTGAATCTGGActgatttgaataaaataaatttaagtatATGAAAGGGAGAGAATTacggatttaaaaatattttaacggAAAGTTTCTAACTGAAAAAAGTTTTCTTGTGGTTTTTGTTGAAAtctgttttatttttagaaaaaaaataatttgtaaaataattattataatgcTTTGAGTTCTAGATTTTTTATTGCTCATTAGACCTCTCCCAGAAAGCGCCTTCCAGGTATTTAAGTTTCCCCATTATATTTGAAGCGGCAGGAGGCAAACAtttaggaggggggggggggggcagagtCACTATGTCATCGAGCGcccatgaagaagaaaggaagacgggAGCCACTCGTCACTTGGTTGAATGGGTCAACTCAAGGCTAATTCTTCCCCCTCGGTGAGGGGAACATGATACACGCGTCAAACGAAATTACAACCAACTTAAGCGTTTTTCACTCAAGGATCTCATCATATTCTGTTCCTTGGTCTGCAAAATGTGTGTATTCTACCAAAGGAATTtaagaaatctaaaattttaacGATTCTTAACACAGGTAAACCAGCCAATTGGCCTAATAGCATTTGCTTCAAAGTCCTGGAAACATTATATTACAGGACGTTTGATGTTATAGATGCCAATATACCTACTTTACCCGACAAGTTGCACCTGGAGCGCAGTTGCAAAAGGCAAGTCCTACCACTTGCATCGCTGATCGAAGACAGAAAATAGCAGTAGTATTTGTAGACCCAACTGGCGCATATGTCACTTTTTGACGAACTGAAGTAGTGTCTAAATTATTCAGTGTATGAAGGTTCTGTGActttaacgtgagtacttgccatgtaggcataatcgcaTGCTCTTCTTCGGCAAAGGGTTTATTTGGAGAAAACAATGAAAGCCCTGTTGTGATTGGCACAGTGGGGCTGGTTTATATTGATTGCAGacccagcattcataccagtggactcGCCCACAAAGAGGTCCCCTGCGATATGGGTGTACCCCCACCATGAAACTTTGACAAGGGGCCAATCACAAATAACCAGGACGAGACCATATTCCCCAGACATTTTTTTCAACTCTCATAGGACCATCCgtgttcctatggtaccagatagGCTCCGCGGCTTCAtgacaagagccacttcagatgagaccCTCACAGGCTTGGGTCTCATCGTCCTCCTCGGCACTCACAAACGGATCCCTCATTAAACTTTTGAGGGGCAGTTAAAGCTTGAGTTTTAAAAGCTTTATGTAAATAGTTTAAGATTTTGGCTAATAAaacttaactaaactaacttttatgtctttattttatttaattgtaaATAATTAACAACATCACATATAGTAGTCTAGTAAAATTCACGCGATGATGGATGCACACATCTTTTTTGAAGTCTGACAACTGACTGACTTAAGCTCGGTTACTACGCGGCCTCGCGGCTCTCGTTCGGACATCGACAAGTAATCGAGTTGCTCAGGCGAGTTCCAGTCGTGGTGAGATGTGCTGTGCTACTTTGACGTGGAGCTAGAGTGAATCTCCGCTAAGCGGCTCCACACTGCAGCGCCTTACCAAGACCCTAGCAGAGTATGACGTCTTAATATGAGTAGCTTAATATTCAGTAGTTAAATGTCCAACAGAACAATATTATGAGGCTGATTTCTAGAACTATCCGATCCATTCTGGCTCAGTAGCTAACCTGTTTGTGTAACATCTTTGCTCCCTTTGTAAGGCACTCTCTGTCTGTTTAACAGTCAacagtatatgtatatatctgcTGCGTCTGTTACCAACTCAATCGAATAAGAACGAAACATGGACGCTCGAGACTCTGTTATATGGTAGACAAAAACCCCTATGTAGGGCATAGTGCGTTCCGTTCTGTAGCATGATCCGCAATGATGTTTTCGTCCTTTCTGGAGTGTGACCTACCCagtgccacttccgctttcttaTCAACACTTCGGCCCTTCTGCATAGAGAATTCCAGGCACACTCCTTATTAACactgttgaaagctttctcgaaattgatgaagagcaagtgcagcGGTGATCTAAATTCCGAAACACTATTTCACAATGATGCGAAGGGTATTAATGTGGTCGCTATAGAAGGATCCAGTGTGAAAACCCGTTTGCTTTCTGTCAATTAAACCTTAGAGGTGTTCCGGAATGATTTTAGTCAATAGCATCGCGGAAGCACGAAGCACAGAAATACCCCTCCAGTTGCCACACTCAAGACGGGTGCCCTTCTCCAGAATCTTAACGATGATTTCGTTCTTCAACAATATTAAATATCGTTGCCATTCAGCCCTTAGTGGGACATAGCCCTCCTTAAATATGTGACCAATCCATTGCGATTTTGTCTGTGCGCCGACGAAGTTCTTTgtagtatcaggccagtgtaTCTCGATCACACATCGTAGACAAGTGTCAACGGCTTGGGGCTTAATATCATTATCTAACAAAATTTAGACGGGAGAGATTAACGTGAATTCAAGTTAAAATTCAAACCGATAAAAACCAGTCTGATGGAGGCTACAAGAATTAGGAGTAAAAAATCTTTGGGCGAAATTTTATTTACTGCGTATCCAATCTCTTTTCATGAACTTTCACTTTCGAAATAAGTCGAAGGAATAATTAAACCAGTAGAGCTTTCTTCTCCATAAAACAGAAAAATCACTTGTAATAAAAAGCATCTTTG includes:
- the LOC119647520 gene encoding peroxisomal biogenesis factor 3 encodes the protein MFDSMKRFFSRNRRKFIIVGVAVGGTYLVARYAKQKLVELQESSTKEFIEKTRRVQHFESTERTCNQAIVSLTANVSDEILQILNPEIILEKLRTNPEDKLQLWDNLKIMAFTRLTTLIYATTILVVTLRVQLNVLGGYLYKDTKSDDTKISNELRQSYLSLVQNFLHSGLRDMTKLIESKVRLVLEAYPLTKKLSLSDIEQVFWSIQMAVNSDPTEPNSNLTRYVFPSTVDDSNETLKKMYDETLDILESDDVAALCANCISRGFSIAVDTIAESFSETNKTPNQITANGKSALEAKSTSGDVVNINNMELSLAKIIPILNNITAVNQENNNSRPSLTSSLVTFYLIAEKIKTLGTNVYEVFSV